AACTGCCGGTTCGACTCGGTGCCGAGCACCGAGATCCCGCCGGAATGGGTGCGCAAGGTCCAGCGGTTCGCCGACACTCCGGAGAGACGGCGGACGATGCTGAGCGGATACTTCGCCGCCGTCACCGCGATGGATGCGAACGTCGGAAGGCTGCTCGACTGGCTGGAGACGCACAACCTTCGCGAGGAGACGCTGGTCGTCTTCATGGGCGACAACGGGATGTGCATGGGCCACCACGGAGTCTACGGCAAGGGGAACGGGACGCGTCCGCTCAACATGTTCGAGGAGTCGGTGAAAGTGCCGTTCATCGTCTCGCAGCCTGGCCGAGTGCCGGAGGGAGTCGTCTGCTCCGAGATGCTCAGCCAGTACGACTTCATGCCGACGCTTCTGGATTATGTGGGAATTGAGAACCCGCAGGCCGAGAAGCTCCCGGGAAGGAGCTTCGTGTCGCTGCTGATGGGCAAAGAGGAAGCCGGTCGGGACGAGGTGGTCGTCTTCGACGAGTACGGCCCGGTGCGAATGGTGCGGACGAAGGATTGGAAGTACGTCCACCGCTACCCGGATGGGCCGAACGAGCTGTATCACCTCTCGGTTGATCCGCGCGAGATGACAAACCTGGTCTCGGACGCGGGATGCGCCTCGACCATCGAGGAGATGCTCGCGCGGCTGGAGGGATGGTTCTCGCGCTGGGCCGATCCCATTCGCGACGGCAGGGGATGTATCGTCACAGGAGCGGGGCAGGGGGGGCTCATGGGCGGGCCGGACGGCACGACGTTCTACGAGTATATGCCCGGCGAGTTGAAGGAGCCGCCCCGGGTCTGAACGGCATCATTTTTCGAACACCGCCAGAATGCCTGCCATCGGCATGCCCGGCAGAGTGAGGATCTTCCCGTCGCGGTAGAGCCCGCACGCGCCGCCCCCGTCCAGGTTCATCGCCTCCACGCATCCGTGATCGAGCATTATCTGCGCGAACCCCCGGAGCGTGACAGCCTTCGTCATAGTCGCCAGAATGAGCCGGTTGTCGGCGGTGATCCCTACCCCCGACCGCGATGCCTCCAAAGTCACGCTTCCCGGGCCGAAGCCGTCCGCGACGGGATCGCAGGCGATCTTCCCATTGTGAACAAGCCTCGGTCCGGCCGCAAGTCCGGCCGTGTATCCTGACCAGTCGAACCGGCCGCCGCTGCGGTGGCGGAAGACCACCTTGCCGTCGTCCGTTACGGCGACCGCTGTGCGGTAATGGCCGCGGTTCACCAGCCTGCCGCCGATGACGACGTCTCCGAGAGGGCGTTTCTCAGGGTCGTAGAAGGTGCCGTTGATCGCGGCGTAGGGCCTCAGGCGAGTCATCATCTCCGGGAAGAGGTCGCCCTCCGTTCTGTTCTCGGCGAGGACGGGTTCCACGCGGTATCCCTTGTCGAGGTCAATCTCGACCACGCGCAGGCCGCGCGCGGGCGGCGGGGCGGGCTCAGTGTCTCGGGGATACAACATGAAGAGGAGTGCCGCGAGGGCGGCCGCCAGCACCAGGACGGCGATGCAGCACGGTGAACAGCAGGACCTCTTTCTGGGCAAAGCCTCTCCTCCGGCGAGTACGGGCACGGGGTAAGAGTACGATGCTGTCGGGGTAATCTCCTTCGCCGCCGGGACGAGACTCGGTGAGGCGTCACTGCTGCGCGGACTTGATCACTACCATCGCGGCATCGTCTTGAAGAGGGCCGCCGGCGAAGTCGGCGACGTGGCCGAGGACTTGCTCAATCATTCCCTCGGCTGACAACCCGCGCGCTTCGGACAGGCTCGCGTGAAGTGCGTCCTGGCCGAAGAACTCCTTGCCCTGCCTGGCCTCCGTGATACCGTCCGTGTACAGCACCAATGAGTCTCCTTCGTCGAGCTGCATTTCCTTGAGGCCGTACTCCACGCTCGGGAAGATGCCCATCGGGTGGCCGGTGGTCTCGAGGGGCAGGCACTTGCCGGAGTCTCCCTTCAGCAGCAGCGGCAGTTCATGGCCGGCGTTGGCATAGCGGAGCCTGCGCTCGCGTGTGTCGAGAATCCCGTAGAACATGGTGATGAAGACCTCGCACTGGACGGTCTGGGTGATAGTGTTGTTGAGTCTGGAGAGCACGGAAGCCGGGTCGGACTCCTCGGACGCGATGCCTCTCAGCATGTACCGTGCCATCGCGGTATGCATAGTGGCGCCTATCCCTTTGCCGCTCACGTCGCCGATCACGATCCCGAGAACTCCGTCGCCCAACGTTATCACGTCGTAGAAGTCGCCGCCGACCTGTGCCTCGCTCTGCGCCGGGATGTACTCGTGCGCGATCTCGAAGTCGCCGATCCGCGGCTCGACGGAGGGTCTGAACGCGTCCTGCAGGGTGTGGGCGATCGAGCGCTGCTTCCTGTAGCTGTCTTCCATTCGGGTAGCGTACTGCTCCAGCTCCGTCCGCTCGAGTGAGAGGCTCGCGTTCTTAGCCGTGAGCGCCTCTTCCCTCTTCTTGAGCGCGGCCGCCATCTGGCGGAACGCCACCGCTATAAGGGTCAGCTCGTCCCTGGTGTCCTCACCCATTCCGGCATCGCTGTGCGGGGCGAGTCGGAGCGCGCGCTCATAGTTGCCGTTCGCAAGGGCTCTAGCCGCCCTCGCGATTGATCTGGCCGGATGGCTCACCGATCTGACCGTGGCGAAGATGAACGCAAGGGCGAGAGCGAAGGCCGCTATCAAGGTTAGGCGGAATACGCCGTTCAGCCGCGCCTCCGAAGCGCGTACCTGAAGGGTGGCCGCCTGTATTCGGTCGCTTCCGACGGATGCGAGTCTCAGGACCGATGATATGGCAGTGTCGGCCGCGGGCAGTACTGCGTCCTGGCAGCACCGGCGAGCTTCGTCCCTGCGGTTAGCGGCGCAGAGGGCAATCACTCGGCGCTCCTCGAGGGCGGCGGTAGAGACCGCGCCGGACAAATCGGCGATCATCGAGGCATCAGATAGTCCGGATGTGCCCCGAATCTCGCGCAACGCAGCCTGCCTGCGGGCCGCCGACCGCTTGTACGCTTCCAGCAGGTCCTGTTCGCCGGTAAGGGCATACCCATGAAGCGAAGTCGCCGCGATCTCCGCGGCCGAAGCGAGAGTGTGGGCGGCCGCGACGTGGGTGCTGAAGTCGTCAGCGATTCTCTCGGTCATCCTGCGGTCCGACGCCATCTCCCGGCTCAGGATGAGCGCGGCGATCGCGAACACCGCAAGCACCGCCCCAAAGCCGAAAGCCAGCCTCTGCTTGATTGACATACCGCGTCGCATGGAACTTCGTACCTCACAGACACGGATGAACGAGAGCTTGTCCCCTGTACTTGGGGTTGCGGCCAAGGTGGATATCGTGAAAACGGGGCTGACGTCGCCCGCGTCGGCGGAGGCGCCAAGGTCCCTTACCTGTCAATATTAGCAGGATAAGGCAGGTTTGTCAACCGTACATATCTTAACTCGTACAACAGGCAAGCCCTCTGAGATCAACCAATGGATCATAGGGTGCGCGACACCGCAAGATGGGGTCTACTTTCTGCCCGCGCGCCGCTCAGCGAGGATGCGGTCCAACTCGACGAGGATGCGCTTTCGGAAACGGAGCGCGTCCGGCGTCACTTCGAGGAGTTCGTCGTCGCCGATGAACGAAAGCGCCTGCTCCAGGGTGTAGATCCTGGGAGGGGTGATCATCACCGTCGCGTCTTCGGTCGAGGAGCGCATGTTGGTCTGCTTCTTCGCCTTGCATACGTTCACGACCATGTCTCCGGGCCGCGAGTTCTCGCCGACGACCTGGCCTTCATACACCTCTTCGCCGGGCGCGATGAAGAACGACGCGCGATCCTGTAGCGTGGCGATCGTGTAACTGGTCGCGCGACCGGTTTCCTTCGAGACGAGGCTGCCGCGGGTCCGCAGGATGATGTCGCCACGGTGAGCCCCGTAGTACTTGAACGTGTGCGACATCAGCCCCAGGCCTCTCGTCCAGGTCAGGAAGTCCGTGCGGAATCCGATCAGACCGCGCGTGGGGACCTCGAAGACGAGGCGGTTGGCGCCGACTTCGTCCTTGGTCATGTGGGTGCACTCGCCCTTGCGGCGCGCTATTTCCTCCATGATGGTGCCGAGCGACTCGTCGTTCACGTCAATGGTAAGCTCCTCGATCGGCTCGCAGAGCTCTCCGTCGATCGTTTTCGTGATCGCGCGCGGCTTGCTGACAGAGATCTCGAAACCCTCGCGACGCATCGTCTCGAGCAGGATCGCCAGTTGGAGCTCGCCCCTCCCGGAGACATTGAGCGTATCCGGGCTGTCGGTCGGCTCGACTCGCAGGCTGATGTTGACTTTGGTCTCGCGGTCGAGACGGTTGGCGACACTGCGCATCGTCACCCACTTGCCGCTCCGTCCGGCCCAGGGGCTGTCGTTCACGATGAAATCCATCGAGACGGTCGGCTCGTCAATGTGGATCGGATCGAGAGCCTCGGGGCTGTCGGCGTCGGCAATCGTCTCGCCAATGTCAACTTGATCGTAGCCGCTCAGCAGGACGATCTCGCCGGCGGAGGCCTCCTCGACCTCGATGCGCTTCAGCCCGTCGTAGATGAATACCCGCGTGACCGAGAACGTGTCGTCGGTGCCGTCGCGCTTCAGGATGGCGACGGTCTCCCCCCGACGAACCGTGCCGCGCAGGATCTTGCCGCCGAACATCCGGCCGAGGTGGTCGTCGTAGTCGAGGCTCGTCACCTGCAACTGGAACGGCATCCCGGGCTCGGCGGCCGGAGGCGGGACTTGCGCCATGATCATCTTGAACAGGAGGTCTATGTCCTCAGGCTCGTCGGCGGGATCGGCGATTGCGTAGGCTTCCGTCGCCGATGCGAATATGTATGGGAAATCAAGCTGGTCCTCGTGGCATCCAAGCTCGATGAAGAGATCGAGCACCTCGTCCACGACTTCCCAGGGGCGCGCGCCGGGACGATCTATCTTGTTGATCACGACGATCGGCTTCAACCTCTGCTCGAGCGCCTTCTTGAGAACGAACCGGGTCTGCGGCATCGGGCCCTCGCACGCATCGACGAGCAGCAGCACGCCGTCCACCGACCGCAGGATGCGCTCGACCTCGCCGCCGAAGTCGGAGTGCCCGGGCGTGTCCACGATGTTGATCTTCACGCCGTGGTAGTGGACCGCCGTGACCTTCGAGAGGATGGTGATGCCCTTCTCGCGTTCGAGGTCGTTCGAATCCATCACGCGCTCGGCGACGACTTGGTTGCTGCGGAACGTGCCGCTCTGGCGCAGGATGACGTCCACCAGCGTCGTCTTCCCGTGGTCAACGTGCGCGATGATCGCGATGTTCCTCATGTCCTCTCGGACTTGTGTTTTCGGTTGTGCGATGCTCATAGGTGAGTCGTCAGTTCCCGGCCTTCAGTGCCGACAAACGAAAAAACGGCCAAGCTCCTCGCGGAACCCGGCCGCTGGTTCTGATCTTGTGTGAACGACTATAGCAGACTCGAACCGGTTTCGTCAAGCTCCGTTCGCCGCTCGCCCTGGATTCCGGCTCATGTAGATTGAAAGGAATCCGTCCGGCCTGCGACTAACAGTCCATCATATTGGGAACAGGGAGGCAGGCTGTTGAGACGATTCTGGCTGATAACCATTGCGACGATGCTGGTCTGCGGTACGGTAACGGCCGCCCCAGCGAACTACACCTATGTTGATCTCGTCAACCGGTTGACCGACCTCGAGGGTCTGGCGGTCCTTCCCCTGAAG
This portion of the Armatimonadota bacterium genome encodes:
- a CDS encoding sulfatase-like hydrolase/transferase; translated protein: MKSAEVSTPNILFILTDDQGPWAMGCAGNDEIRTPNLDRLAKTGVRFDSFFCASPVCSPARASIVTGRIPSAHGVHDWLRTGDTIAKYEPEGDGRLIEYLAGMPGYTDYLAAAGYTCAISGKWHLGDCHHPQKGFSFWEVHSKGGGPYYGAPMVHAGETYEEPRYVTDAITDTALGFLDSMGQMRREPFYLSVHYTAPHAPWNRENHPAERWDDYFENCRFDSVPSTEIPPEWVRKVQRFADTPERRRTMLSGYFAAVTAMDANVGRLLDWLETHNLREETLVVFMGDNGMCMGHHGVYGKGNGTRPLNMFEESVKVPFIVSQPGRVPEGVVCSEMLSQYDFMPTLLDYVGIENPQAEKLPGRSFVSLLMGKEEAGRDEVVVFDEYGPVRMVRTKDWKYVHRYPDGPNELYHLSVDPREMTNLVSDAGCASTIEEMLARLEGWFSRWADPIRDGRGCIVTGAGQGGLMGGPDGTTFYEYMPGELKEPPRV
- a CDS encoding phosphodiester glycosidase family protein, whose translation is MPRKRSCCSPCCIAVLVLAAALAALLFMLYPRDTEPAPPPARGLRVVEIDLDKGYRVEPVLAENRTEGDLFPEMMTRLRPYAAINGTFYDPEKRPLGDVVIGGRLVNRGHYRTAVAVTDDGKVVFRHRSGGRFDWSGYTAGLAAGPRLVHNGKIACDPVADGFGPGSVTLEASRSGVGITADNRLILATMTKAVTLRGFAQIMLDHGCVEAMNLDGGGACGLYRDGKILTLPGMPMAGILAVFEK
- a CDS encoding SpoIIE family protein phosphatase, producing the protein MSIKQRLAFGFGAVLAVFAIAALILSREMASDRRMTERIADDFSTHVAAAHTLASAAEIAATSLHGYALTGEQDLLEAYKRSAARRQAALREIRGTSGLSDASMIADLSGAVSTAALEERRVIALCAANRRDEARRCCQDAVLPAADTAISSVLRLASVGSDRIQAATLQVRASEARLNGVFRLTLIAAFALALAFIFATVRSVSHPARSIARAARALANGNYERALRLAPHSDAGMGEDTRDELTLIAVAFRQMAAALKKREEALTAKNASLSLERTELEQYATRMEDSYRKQRSIAHTLQDAFRPSVEPRIGDFEIAHEYIPAQSEAQVGGDFYDVITLGDGVLGIVIGDVSGKGIGATMHTAMARYMLRGIASEESDPASVLSRLNNTITQTVQCEVFITMFYGILDTRERRLRYANAGHELPLLLKGDSGKCLPLETTGHPMGIFPSVEYGLKEMQLDEGDSLVLYTDGITEARQGKEFFGQDALHASLSEARGLSAEGMIEQVLGHVADFAGGPLQDDAAMVVIKSAQQ
- the typA gene encoding translational GTPase TypA; protein product: MSIAQPKTQVREDMRNIAIIAHVDHGKTTLVDVILRQSGTFRSNQVVAERVMDSNDLEREKGITILSKVTAVHYHGVKINIVDTPGHSDFGGEVERILRSVDGVLLLVDACEGPMPQTRFVLKKALEQRLKPIVVINKIDRPGARPWEVVDEVLDLFIELGCHEDQLDFPYIFASATEAYAIADPADEPEDIDLLFKMIMAQVPPPAAEPGMPFQLQVTSLDYDDHLGRMFGGKILRGTVRRGETVAILKRDGTDDTFSVTRVFIYDGLKRIEVEEASAGEIVLLSGYDQVDIGETIADADSPEALDPIHIDEPTVSMDFIVNDSPWAGRSGKWVTMRSVANRLDRETKVNISLRVEPTDSPDTLNVSGRGELQLAILLETMRREGFEISVSKPRAITKTIDGELCEPIEELTIDVNDESLGTIMEEIARRKGECTHMTKDEVGANRLVFEVPTRGLIGFRTDFLTWTRGLGLMSHTFKYYGAHRGDIILRTRGSLVSKETGRATSYTIATLQDRASFFIAPGEEVYEGQVVGENSRPGDMVVNVCKAKKQTNMRSSTEDATVMITPPRIYTLEQALSFIGDDELLEVTPDALRFRKRILVELDRILAERRAGRK